The following coding sequences are from one Methanosarcina sp. WWM596 window:
- a CDS encoding MAST domain-containing protein, which produces MKIKRLVVLLLCVFLLTVLSVLPAHAQMGPVGGPGPGMGSGIRQGYGFAQYDGRFDGFGSMTFEEATEIFGVQVGDAISDLELPEDMDMQLTILEIEELYGVSGQEIASYMVMNMQQLNTTLNLRERLLMRQQVIQVMRAGRGNGMYFMRQGNCACGNFTTFTFNESGAIEHFAVGGSLLFDSVEILDFEYLDEQITETTAFYQGVDSQILIQDSPMGIFQVRAFADKTVTYNLAEGITASLEETISSGFENAIPIKITSDNFEGYLLFFSNPLAENSDVSINGTEAEISEDKIIVYLVEDSVVMFRAIPMLPSLMQTGYRYSNNYTYMHQVLNREIATGRFGAEIVLRAGSDYVPVTNYAPVDLKVRERDRDRIVLGVESEMPAGRVICINVDNETINLTNPDRLRLRYDGAIIEEADSIDELFAGGNSSLCYRLYENGTASIAVYIPQFSEHEIIIDLEPEGEEGSANLETVLDEEDLETEPVAQDEEGETEPSPAFELGFAVTGLAIAYGLRHRK; this is translated from the coding sequence ATGAAGATTAAACGTCTGGTTGTATTATTGTTATGTGTTTTTTTGCTTACCGTACTTAGCGTGTTACCGGCACATGCCCAGATGGGGCCGGTAGGCGGTCCAGGTCCGGGAATGGGTTCTGGAATAAGGCAGGGTTACGGTTTTGCGCAGTATGACGGCAGGTTTGATGGTTTTGGGTCAATGACTTTTGAAGAAGCCACAGAGATCTTCGGGGTTCAGGTTGGAGATGCGATCTCTGACCTTGAGCTTCCGGAAGATATGGATATGCAGCTTACCATTCTGGAGATTGAAGAGCTGTATGGGGTCTCAGGGCAGGAAATTGCCAGTTACATGGTAATGAATATGCAGCAGCTGAATACGACCCTTAACCTGAGGGAAAGGCTCTTGATGCGCCAGCAAGTCATTCAGGTAATGAGAGCAGGTAGAGGCAATGGGATGTATTTCATGCGTCAGGGAAATTGTGCCTGTGGAAACTTTACCACTTTCACCTTCAACGAAAGCGGGGCAATAGAACATTTCGCTGTAGGAGGAAGCCTGCTCTTTGATTCGGTTGAGATTTTGGACTTTGAGTACCTTGACGAACAGATTACAGAAACAACAGCCTTTTACCAGGGCGTTGACAGCCAGATCCTGATTCAGGATTCTCCTATGGGGATTTTCCAGGTAAGGGCTTTTGCAGATAAAACAGTTACTTACAACCTTGCAGAGGGAATAACGGCAAGCCTGGAAGAGACTATTTCCAGCGGGTTTGAGAATGCAATTCCCATAAAAATTACCTCCGACAATTTCGAGGGATACCTCCTGTTTTTCAGTAATCCCCTTGCCGAAAATTCTGATGTATCTATTAACGGAACTGAAGCAGAAATCTCAGAAGACAAAATCATAGTCTATCTCGTAGAAGATAGTGTGGTAATGTTCAGGGCAATCCCGATGCTGCCTTCATTGATGCAGACCGGATACAGATACAGTAATAATTATACCTACATGCATCAGGTGCTTAACAGGGAAATAGCAACCGGAAGATTCGGAGCTGAGATAGTTCTCCGTGCAGGTTCGGATTATGTTCCGGTCACGAATTACGCCCCAGTTGACCTGAAAGTGAGGGAAAGGGATCGGGACCGCATTGTACTTGGTGTCGAATCTGAAATGCCAGCTGGAAGAGTCATTTGTATAAATGTAGACAATGAAACCATTAACCTCACCAATCCCGACCGTCTGAGGCTCAGATATGACGGTGCAATAATTGAAGAAGCTGACAGCATTGACGAACTCTTTGCAGGCGGAAACAGCTCCCTTTGCTACAGGTTATACGAAAATGGAACAGCTTCAATTGCAGTATATATCCCGCAGTTTTCGGAACACGAGATTATAATAGATCTTGAGCCCGAAGGAGAGGAAGGTTCAGCAAATCTGGAAACGGTCCTGGATGAAGAGGACCTGGAAACCGAGCCTGTAGCTCAGGATGAAGAAGGGGAAACAGAACCTTCTCCAGCTTTTGAGTTAGGGTTTGCAGTTACAGGTCTGGCAATAGCATACGGGCTGAGACACAGGAAATAA
- the anfO gene encoding Fe-only nitrogenase accessory protein AnfO has product MKIAVVENDNQQTSSIFKPGFIAVYEEDGGEWKVLNRFENQVFNAKGMAAVRTAVADTVKQLGDVKVVVASEIPGIASGTFQAAGFDIFLVESGVLDVLDSIKKEMLEAIEKRQEEPCKFDIMEFLEPGVNKGDFSINIEEIMFKNPDLTSKRILIPYLKNGEFNRLDVVCSHTPKWFVTDLGTMGFQYETVKELLNRKTVRIVRVQTQ; this is encoded by the coding sequence TTGAAAATTGCAGTTGTGGAAAACGATAACCAGCAAACGAGTTCAATATTCAAACCTGGGTTCATTGCAGTATATGAGGAAGACGGCGGGGAATGGAAGGTCCTGAACCGTTTTGAAAATCAAGTTTTCAATGCGAAAGGAATGGCTGCTGTACGCACGGCTGTAGCAGATACCGTAAAGCAGCTTGGTGATGTAAAAGTAGTGGTTGCAAGTGAAATCCCGGGAATTGCGTCTGGCACTTTTCAGGCAGCAGGTTTTGACATTTTCCTTGTGGAAAGCGGCGTGCTGGATGTTCTTGATTCGATCAAAAAAGAGATGCTTGAGGCAATTGAGAAGCGGCAGGAAGAACCCTGCAAGTTTGACATCATGGAATTTCTGGAACCCGGTGTGAATAAAGGTGATTTTTCGATTAATATAGAAGAAATCATGTTTAAGAATCCGGATTTGACTTCAAAGAGAATTCTGATCCCCTATCTAAAAAATGGAGAATTCAACAGGCTGGATGTTGTTTGCAGTCATACTCCAAAGTGGTTTGTCACAGATTTAGGGACCATGGGGTTTCAATATGAAACTGTGAAGGAATTGCTGAATAGAAAGACCGTTAGAATAGTGCGTGTACAAACTCAGTGA
- a CDS encoding MarR family transcriptional regulator: MDSMEKIFGKTAQMTVLKNLIENQNEPTYLSGIAEATGLSHSSVSRVITPLIESGVILEKPLGKQIRTFQLNMDSEAAKLIVEFYNKINQIVN, encoded by the coding sequence ATGGATTCAATGGAAAAAATATTTGGTAAAACCGCACAGATGACAGTCCTTAAAAACCTGATCGAAAACCAGAACGAACCGACCTACCTTTCAGGAATAGCCGAAGCAACCGGGTTGTCTCACTCCAGTGTATCAAGGGTCATCACACCTTTGATCGAGTCAGGCGTTATCCTGGAAAAACCCCTCGGAAAGCAAATCCGAACTTTCCAGCTAAACATGGACAGCGAAGCAGCAAAGTTAATAGTGGAGTTTTACAACAAAATCAACCAGATAGTAAATTAA
- a CDS encoding plasma-membrane proton-efflux P-type ATPase produces MKEKVELKVDEIKDLPASEILKKLDSSNKGISSSEAENRLNQYGFNELEEKKANPLKKFFSYFWGPIPWMIEIAAGISAVIQRWEDFVIISLLLLLNGVVGFWQENKADNAIELLKQKMALNARVLRGGQWAQIPAQKLVPGDVVRVRSGDIVPADLKLLEGEYLQVDESALTGESLPVEKKSDDIAYSGSVIQKGEMNALVVATGMNTYFGKTTKLVAEIRTRSHFQKAVLNIGNYLIVLAGFIVAIVLVIEELFRHTPFLETLQFALVLIVAAIPAALPAVMSVSMAVGATELAKKGAIVSKLVSIEEMAGMDVLCSDKTGTITQNKLKLSEFVPFGSFKGNDLLLYGSLASREEDNDPIDNAILLKAKVEETVKDKIGSYEVKGFTPFDPVIKHTEATVEGPEGELKVAKGAPQVILDMSGDKEEIGQKVKEKVDSLASKGYRALGVCVEKEGKYRFAGLLGLYDPPHEDSAETIKTANSLNVDVKMVTGDHIAIAKEIASQVGLGTNIITADDFTEKSDSEAQEIVEKADGFAQVFPEHKYRIVGLLQKEGHIVGMTGDGVNDVPALKMADAGIAVSGATDAAKSAADIVFTISGLSVIINAIKESRKIFQRMKSYSIYRIAETVRVLFFIATTIIVFNFYPVTAVMIVLLAIFNDAPIMAIAYDNVHYSQKPEKWNMREVLKMSTFLGIIGVIASFLIYYIGARVLYLSPGVLQSFIFLKLAVAGHLTIFVARNRGHFWSPPPGKLLFWAAVITKLLATLVAVYGIYVSALGWKLAGFVWIYALVAFVITDFMKVRYYKIMDRRG; encoded by the coding sequence ATGAAAGAAAAAGTGGAGCTCAAAGTTGACGAAATAAAGGATTTACCTGCAAGTGAAATCCTAAAAAAACTTGATTCCAGTAACAAGGGAATTTCTTCGTCGGAAGCTGAGAACCGGCTTAATCAGTATGGCTTTAATGAACTTGAAGAAAAGAAGGCAAACCCTCTTAAAAAATTTTTCAGTTATTTCTGGGGTCCCATCCCCTGGATGATCGAAATAGCAGCTGGAATTTCAGCGGTCATCCAGCGATGGGAAGATTTTGTGATAATCTCCTTACTCCTGCTCTTAAACGGGGTCGTGGGGTTCTGGCAGGAAAACAAGGCTGACAATGCCATTGAACTCCTTAAGCAAAAAATGGCCCTTAATGCCAGGGTACTTAGAGGAGGGCAATGGGCCCAAATACCTGCACAGAAACTCGTCCCCGGAGATGTAGTCCGCGTACGTTCGGGAGATATTGTGCCTGCCGACCTTAAGCTCCTCGAAGGAGAGTATCTGCAGGTAGATGAATCAGCCCTTACGGGGGAATCTCTGCCTGTAGAAAAAAAATCCGATGATATTGCCTATTCGGGATCCGTTATCCAGAAAGGGGAGATGAATGCACTGGTTGTTGCTACGGGCATGAATACCTATTTTGGAAAGACAACCAAACTGGTGGCCGAGATCCGGACCAGGAGTCACTTTCAAAAAGCGGTACTCAATATCGGAAATTACCTGATTGTCCTTGCAGGCTTTATTGTTGCGATTGTTTTAGTTATAGAAGAGCTTTTCAGGCACACTCCTTTTCTGGAAACCCTTCAGTTTGCTCTTGTTTTGATCGTAGCTGCAATTCCGGCAGCTCTTCCTGCTGTAATGTCCGTTTCAATGGCCGTGGGAGCCACTGAACTCGCAAAAAAAGGAGCTATTGTCAGCAAACTGGTCTCTATAGAGGAAATGGCTGGAATGGATGTTCTATGTTCAGACAAAACCGGCACAATCACCCAGAACAAATTAAAATTATCCGAATTCGTGCCTTTCGGAAGCTTTAAGGGAAACGACCTTCTGCTCTACGGCTCGCTTGCTTCAAGGGAGGAGGACAATGACCCGATAGATAATGCAATCCTCCTGAAGGCAAAGGTTGAAGAAACCGTTAAAGATAAAATAGGTTCTTATGAAGTTAAAGGGTTCACGCCATTCGACCCTGTCATAAAGCACACCGAGGCTACGGTTGAAGGGCCTGAAGGGGAATTAAAAGTTGCCAAAGGTGCTCCCCAGGTTATTCTGGACATGTCAGGTGATAAAGAAGAGATAGGGCAAAAAGTAAAAGAAAAAGTAGATTCTCTGGCTTCAAAAGGATATCGTGCCCTGGGAGTGTGTGTGGAAAAGGAGGGAAAATACAGATTTGCAGGGCTTCTGGGACTTTATGATCCACCGCATGAAGATTCCGCAGAGACCATAAAGACAGCAAACTCCCTTAACGTGGACGTGAAAATGGTAACCGGGGATCACATCGCCATTGCTAAGGAGATAGCAAGTCAGGTAGGCCTTGGCACGAATATAATTACAGCTGACGATTTCACAGAAAAATCTGATTCTGAAGCCCAGGAAATTGTAGAGAAAGCAGACGGGTTTGCCCAGGTCTTTCCCGAGCACAAATACAGGATCGTTGGACTCCTTCAGAAAGAAGGACATATCGTCGGCATGACAGGCGATGGAGTTAACGACGTACCTGCCCTGAAAATGGCTGATGCGGGAATTGCTGTTTCGGGGGCTACAGATGCTGCAAAATCAGCTGCAGATATCGTGTTTACAATATCAGGTCTCTCGGTCATTATTAATGCAATAAAGGAAAGCCGCAAAATATTCCAGAGGATGAAGAGCTATTCCATCTACAGAATTGCCGAAACTGTCCGGGTGCTTTTTTTTATTGCCACTACAATAATTGTGTTTAATTTTTATCCCGTAACCGCTGTAATGATTGTTTTGCTTGCAATTTTCAATGATGCTCCTATAATGGCTATTGCATATGATAATGTGCATTATTCTCAGAAACCAGAAAAATGGAACATGCGCGAAGTCCTGAAAATGTCCACATTTCTGGGAATTATAGGTGTGATTGCTTCATTCCTGATATACTATATTGGAGCCAGGGTTCTTTACCTCAGTCCAGGGGTACTGCAGTCTTTTATCTTCCTGAAACTTGCCGTAGCCGGGCACCTGACGATATTCGTTGCCCGCAACAGGGGACATTTCTGGTCCCCCCCTCCGGGAAAGCTCCTTTTTTGGGCTGCGGTAATTACAAAACTGCTGGCAACCCTGGTTGCAGTATACGGAATCTACGTGTCTGCTCTGGGATGGAAACTGGCAGGTTTTGTCTGGATCTATGCACTTGTAGCTTTCGTTATCACCGATTTTATGAAAGTGAGGTATTATAAGATAATGGATCGCAGAGGATGA
- a CDS encoding amylo-alpha-1,6-glucosidase — protein MSGIRLGTDFLSTYEEGIKREWVIGNGLGGYASSTVIGAGTRTYHGLLVAAPENSPGRLLLLSSLDEEISIDEEVYRLATHKYPDNICPEGFNYLSEFIHSPFPLWVYQPGDFTVKKKVFMVHGSNTTCILYDITSRKEGALLRICPLVSSRDFNLTARSGYLSFFQKARPEGVELASSNGFTFSLSSNLQYHSDPLWHYNLEYDAEKKRCLNFQEDIFSPGHFESKLEVGTYRFFIAASTGDISALTLEKVDKLHTREANRQNLLALDSRLIEPFALKLLKTTDHFVVKNRFSGENTVIAGYHWYSDWGRDAMISLPGLLLIPYRFDEAKSALKNFSRYCRRGLIPNTFPAFGGDPVYNTVDASLWFIHALNRYFEYTKDFLFLSDIWDTVGDIIDNYCGGTDFGIGMDSDYLIRQGPQLTWMDAKIGEWAVTPRAGKACEINALWYNALKTASYMGTLLGEDISPYETLAAGVASNFENIFWNPETNCLFDLIYPDEDGNQVKDPAVRPNQIFAVSLPYTMLSPEKEKAIVDRVEKDLLTPFGLKTLSSDHPLYVGQYRGDALTRDKAYHNGTVWPWLLGAYVKAYLKVNNSSKSSLEDMRILLESFDTHLEIAGIGTISEVFDGDYPHSPGGAIAQAWSVAEILRAYVEDVLGIKP, from the coding sequence GTGAGTGGGATCAGGCTTGGAACAGATTTTCTTTCAACGTATGAAGAAGGAATAAAAAGAGAATGGGTTATAGGCAACGGGCTTGGAGGATATGCGTCGTCCACAGTCATTGGAGCAGGAACAAGGACTTACCACGGGCTGCTTGTGGCAGCTCCGGAGAATTCTCCGGGGAGGCTTTTGCTACTTTCTTCCCTTGACGAAGAAATCTCCATCGATGAAGAAGTCTATCGGCTTGCGACCCACAAGTATCCGGACAATATCTGTCCTGAGGGTTTCAATTACCTTTCCGAATTCATCCATAGCCCTTTTCCCCTCTGGGTTTACCAGCCCGGGGATTTTACTGTGAAGAAAAAGGTCTTCATGGTTCACGGGAGTAACACAACCTGCATTCTCTATGATATTACTTCCAGAAAAGAGGGGGCTTTACTGAGAATTTGCCCTCTGGTTAGCTCAAGGGACTTTAATCTCACTGCTCGCTCCGGATACCTTTCCTTTTTCCAGAAAGCTCGTCCTGAGGGAGTAGAACTGGCAAGCTCCAATGGCTTTACTTTCTCGCTTTCGTCCAATCTTCAGTATCACTCCGATCCCCTGTGGCACTATAACCTAGAGTACGACGCTGAGAAGAAGCGGTGCCTTAATTTTCAGGAAGATATCTTCAGTCCGGGCCATTTTGAAAGCAAACTCGAAGTAGGAACTTACCGTTTTTTTATTGCTGCTTCTACAGGAGATATTTCTGCTCTTACTCTTGAGAAGGTTGATAAACTGCATACAAGGGAAGCAAATCGGCAGAATCTTCTTGCCCTCGATTCGAGGCTCATCGAACCCTTTGCGCTTAAGCTTCTCAAGACAACTGACCATTTCGTAGTGAAAAATCGTTTTTCAGGTGAAAACACGGTAATTGCAGGATATCACTGGTACTCGGACTGGGGTAGAGATGCCATGATTTCTCTTCCCGGCCTGCTTTTAATTCCTTATCGTTTCGATGAGGCAAAATCTGCTCTCAAAAATTTTTCCCGGTACTGTCGTAGAGGCCTTATTCCCAATACTTTCCCGGCTTTCGGAGGAGATCCGGTTTACAATACAGTGGACGCTTCTCTCTGGTTTATTCATGCTCTGAACCGCTATTTTGAATATACGAAAGACTTCCTTTTCCTCTCGGATATCTGGGATACTGTAGGCGATATTATAGACAACTATTGTGGAGGTACAGATTTTGGAATCGGTATGGATTCCGATTATCTTATTCGGCAGGGGCCTCAGCTAACCTGGATGGATGCCAAAATCGGGGAATGGGCAGTGACCCCAAGAGCAGGTAAAGCCTGCGAGATAAATGCTCTCTGGTATAACGCCCTGAAAACTGCTTCTTACATGGGTACTCTTCTAGGCGAAGATATTTCCCCATATGAGACTCTTGCCGCAGGGGTAGCTTCGAATTTTGAAAATATATTCTGGAACCCGGAAACCAACTGTCTCTTTGACCTCATATATCCGGATGAGGACGGAAATCAGGTTAAAGACCCTGCAGTTCGCCCAAATCAAATTTTTGCTGTTTCGCTTCCTTATACAATGCTTTCTCCTGAGAAAGAAAAAGCAATTGTAGACAGAGTTGAAAAAGATCTTTTGACTCCCTTCGGGCTCAAAACTCTATCGAGTGATCACCCATTATATGTAGGACAGTATCGTGGGGACGCTCTTACCCGGGATAAGGCTTACCACAACGGGACAGTCTGGCCCTGGCTCCTTGGCGCCTATGTGAAAGCTTACCTGAAAGTCAATAATTCTTCGAAAAGCAGCCTTGAGGACATGCGAATCCTTCTTGAAAGCTTTGATACTCATCTTGAAATTGCAGGTATAGGCACAATTTCCGAAGTGTTTGATGGGGATTACCCCCACTCTCCTGGTGGTGCTATTGCCCAGGCCTGGAGTGTTGCGGAAATTCTCAGGGCATATGTGGAGGACGTACTCGGGATCAAGCCTTGA
- a CDS encoding alpha/beta hydrolase: MNQTIQLLEPTTRAFVEKVNRQGGTPIYELSPKDARKVLSDLQAAEVAKLPADIEDRIIPAGPEDKVSIRIIRPEGNKENLPVVMYFHGGGWVLGDTDTHDRLAREIAKGTSAAVVFVNFTPSPEAKYPIPIEEAYAATKYIAENGKDLSLDTSRLAVAGDSVGGNMAAAVSLLAKERGGPKIVYQVLFYPVTDANFDTPSYQKYATDIWLTREAMKWFWDNYLPDKEARRQPTASPLQASVDQLRGQPPALIITDENDVLRDEGEAYAHKLMQAGVDVITVRYLGTIHDFVMLNALVGTPATCSAIGLANENLRNAFSRP, translated from the coding sequence ATGAATCAAACTATTCAACTACTCGAACCAACGACCAGAGCCTTTGTAGAAAAAGTGAACAGGCAAGGTGGAACTCCGATCTACGAGCTTTCTCCGAAAGACGCTCGGAAGGTTCTTTCTGATTTGCAGGCTGCTGAAGTAGCAAAACTACCTGCAGATATTGAAGATCGCATTATTCCAGCCGGGCCTGAAGACAAAGTCTCGATTAGAATAATCCGACCGGAAGGAAATAAGGAAAACTTACCGGTGGTGATGTACTTCCACGGAGGCGGCTGGGTGCTCGGGGACACAGATACGCATGACCGATTAGCCAGGGAAATCGCAAAGGGGACCAGTGCTGCGGTTGTATTTGTTAATTTTACGCCGTCTCCCGAGGCAAAATACCCGATACCGATCGAAGAGGCATATGCTGCGACAAAATATATCGCAGAGAACGGGAAAGACCTCAGCCTGGATACTTCAAGGCTCGCAGTTGCCGGCGACAGTGTAGGTGGGAATATGGCGGCAGCTGTTTCACTCCTGGCAAAGGAGCGGGGCGGCCCAAAAATTGTTTATCAGGTGCTCTTTTATCCTGTGACTGATGCAAATTTCGATACCCCATCGTATCAGAAGTATGCGACAGACATCTGGCTTACTCGTGAAGCGATGAAGTGGTTCTGGGATAACTATTTGCCCGACAAAGAAGCGCGCAGGCAGCCAACCGCGTCTCCGTTACAGGCCTCGGTCGACCAGTTGAGGGGACAGCCGCCGGCTCTTATAATCACCGATGAAAATGATGTGCTCCGAGACGAAGGTGAGGCATATGCCCATAAGCTTATGCAGGCTGGGGTCGATGTCATAACCGTTCGGTACCTGGGGACTATACACGATTTCGTGATGCTGAACGCACTTGTGGGCACACCTGCAACCTGCAGCGCAATCGGCCTGGCGAATGAAAATCTCAGGAATGCCTTTTCCAGACCCTGA
- a CDS encoding LURP-one-related/scramblase family protein codes for MGRILGGLRGRGAESIQRYKMHEKLVSIGDDYWIENGVGERAFYVDGKALRIRDTLIIKDVQGHELYKLKEKLLRIRDTLDIQDGQGKTAATIKKALITPLRDRWKVEVADGSEMNVQGNILDHEYRIEAGREKIAEVSKKWFRIRDTYGVEVSPGQDAALILAITVAFDQMVHD; via the coding sequence ATGGGAAGGATTTTGGGCGGCCTCAGGGGCCGCGGAGCAGAAAGCATACAACGCTACAAAATGCACGAAAAACTCGTTTCCATAGGGGATGACTACTGGATCGAAAATGGGGTTGGAGAGAGGGCATTCTATGTTGATGGCAAAGCTCTCCGTATTCGCGACACCCTGATCATAAAAGATGTGCAGGGGCACGAGCTGTACAAACTCAAGGAGAAGCTTCTCAGGATCAGGGATACACTGGATATCCAGGATGGGCAGGGCAAAACGGCTGCGACAATCAAAAAAGCCCTGATCACACCTCTCCGCGACCGCTGGAAAGTTGAAGTCGCAGATGGGTCGGAAATGAATGTGCAGGGCAATATCCTGGACCACGAATACAGGATTGAAGCTGGGAGGGAAAAAATTGCAGAGGTCTCTAAAAAGTGGTTCCGGATAAGAGATACCTATGGAGTGGAGGTTTCTCCCGGACAGGATGCCGCCCTGATCCTGGCAATTACGGTAGCATTTGACCAGATGGTTCATGACTGA
- a CDS encoding AI-2E family transporter, giving the protein MGMNTNANTKSSTPAGSMPAKILLYTTAVVILTIGMREVSSILTTVIFSIFIALLFTPLVRWLKQKGVPGWLSIALAISLFTVIILVLGAIVIRAAFLFGNQIPIYQDQLTVLVNGYTKYIPSYEGFSLQSIVRGIVSITISLMISIVNELVNASATVGIIIVTAAFMLIDATSMPERVNQETENKSELQLNLGNFSRKLVKFIVIRAEVNLITSFTIALLLFIGDIEYAVLWGVLIFLLSYIPYIGLVIASIPPIMLALFKYGPLGALAVIVIIVVVDALTENVLFPSMMGKGLQLSPAFLFVALLYWNFVLGLGGVLLSIPLTLVLKMLLESFKETKWLARLMGPAENTEDS; this is encoded by the coding sequence ATGGGTATGAATACAAATGCAAATACAAAAAGCTCAACTCCAGCAGGTTCAATGCCAGCCAAGATTTTACTGTACACTACAGCTGTGGTTATCCTGACAATCGGGATGCGGGAAGTTTCATCAATACTTACAACCGTTATATTCTCTATATTTATTGCACTTCTTTTTACCCCTCTGGTTCGCTGGCTAAAACAAAAGGGGGTCCCAGGTTGGTTGAGCATCGCTCTGGCTATTTCTTTATTCACTGTAATTATCCTGGTTCTCGGGGCAATAGTTATCAGAGCGGCATTTCTGTTTGGGAACCAGATACCCATTTATCAAGATCAATTAACTGTGTTAGTGAACGGCTATACAAAATACATTCCTTCATATGAGGGGTTTTCCTTACAGTCAATTGTTCGCGGTATTGTGTCAATAACGATCTCTCTCATGATAAGCATCGTTAACGAGCTTGTTAATGCCTCGGCAACAGTTGGAATTATTATAGTTACGGCGGCATTTATGTTAATAGATGCTACCAGCATGCCTGAAAGAGTAAATCAGGAAACTGAAAATAAATCAGAACTCCAATTGAATCTGGGTAATTTTAGCAGGAAGCTAGTAAAATTCATTGTTATAAGAGCAGAAGTAAACCTTATCACCTCCTTCACAATTGCTCTTCTTCTCTTTATAGGAGACATCGAATATGCTGTTCTGTGGGGGGTTCTTATATTCCTGCTAAGTTATATCCCCTATATTGGTCTGGTTATAGCTTCTATTCCTCCCATAATGCTTGCACTTTTCAAATATGGGCCTTTAGGTGCTCTTGCAGTTATTGTCATTATCGTTGTTGTTGATGCACTTACAGAAAATGTTCTTTTCCCGTCAATGATGGGAAAAGGCTTGCAATTGTCTCCTGCGTTTTTGTTTGTTGCTCTTCTCTACTGGAATTTCGTATTAGGACTCGGAGGCGTGCTGCTTTCCATACCTCTTACATTAGTTTTGAAGATGTTACTTGAGAGTTTTAAGGAAACAAAATGGCTGGCCAGATTAATGGGACCAGCAGAGAACACTGAGGACAGTTAA
- a CDS encoding AI-2E family transporter: protein MGDVNINANTISIPAKILIYSTAAVLLTLGMKAISTILVPVFFALFAFLIFAPLVRWLMRKKVPGTVSVFLVIILFIFVFVGTAILFANSLFQLSGQIADYENQSQSILSSLSAYLPRVGVSVETALRNIAAFTFKVSGQIISGALSAGSTIVLIVVTTTFLLLDAASVPDRVQKEVEDQQTRLSQFTELSRTVINYILLRTETNLLGGIGTAILLLLGGIDFAILWGLLFFLFGYIPYLGFYMAAIPPMLLGLFKYGPIGALGVLVAITIVNALVENVVFPSLAGKGLKLSPAIVFLSLFYWSYVLGTAGALIAVPLTIVVKIVLESSEETRWMAKMMESSGSRRQDEENASKNES from the coding sequence TTGGGGGATGTAAACATAAATGCAAATACTATTTCAATACCAGCCAAAATTCTAATTTACAGCACTGCTGCAGTTCTCCTTACACTTGGTATGAAGGCAATTTCAACTATACTAGTGCCGGTTTTTTTCGCTCTTTTTGCCTTTTTAATCTTTGCCCCTCTGGTTCGCTGGCTTATGAGGAAAAAGGTTCCGGGAACGGTTAGCGTTTTTCTGGTGATCATTTTGTTTATTTTTGTTTTTGTTGGAACTGCAATTCTGTTTGCAAACTCTTTATTCCAGCTCAGTGGACAGATTGCAGACTACGAAAATCAGTCTCAGAGTATTTTGAGCAGTCTTTCAGCTTATTTACCTAGAGTTGGAGTTTCCGTGGAAACGGCCCTGCGCAATATTGCAGCATTCACTTTCAAAGTGTCGGGGCAAATTATTTCAGGGGCCCTGAGTGCCGGGTCAACAATTGTGCTTATTGTTGTCACGACGACGTTTTTACTTCTGGATGCTGCAAGTGTGCCAGATAGAGTGCAAAAAGAAGTTGAAGATCAACAAACCCGTCTTTCGCAGTTTACCGAATTAAGCAGAACCGTCATAAATTACATTCTCCTGAGGACTGAGACCAATTTATTAGGGGGTATTGGAACTGCCATACTTCTCCTTCTTGGGGGTATAGATTTTGCTATTCTCTGGGGTCTCCTGTTCTTCCTTTTCGGATATATCCCATACCTGGGTTTTTATATGGCCGCCATTCCACCTATGCTGCTTGGTCTGTTCAAATACGGACCCATAGGGGCATTGGGTGTACTTGTCGCTATTACTATTGTCAATGCGCTCGTAGAAAATGTCGTATTCCCATCTCTTGCGGGAAAAGGCCTTAAATTATCTCCTGCGATTGTATTTCTTTCTTTATTTTACTGGTCTTATGTGCTTGGAACTGCAGGTGCATTGATCGCCGTACCCCTTACAATAGTTGTGAAGATCGTTCTGGAAAGTTCCGAGGAGACACGCTGGATGGCTAAAATGATGGAATCAAGTGGGAGTAGAAGGCAGGATGAAGAAAATGCGAGCAAGAATGAATCCTGA